A genomic window from Streptomyces sp. 846.5 includes:
- a CDS encoding restriction endonuclease has protein sequence MDEDDEGPLTPLDQLLRPAEAAIESMNSLADEMLGLLRERGSGHGGAAMASSGQGGQGGIAAGGGRVYLAQQYTEVAEDAEQRLEELLALAAEPSPAVDFDALRRSYEPRPLPAEALVEPPRWADYAPDPGEVSSAAPGRPLLSGPYQQRLADARLKHQRALREYRHQERDLRAQAEQARLAHEQEEQQRARSVREYNERLEGYRKSYQEGHPAAVESVLERALAAAGRLPGLEVPARVSYRELTRTAVVDLVLPGPAVVPAALRFQVAPDGGVEAVPRPRRECLARYRQLTARLVLRALDALLAADTESRLDGIVVNGRAVTAEAGESCLVTVDARREDLFAGSLLPDTDAEAVDRLKALTCVLSADPFVPVPVPPFAIGRSGPPAPEELSPGEFAALIAELFEQMGLEEWEPKLRGKDGLLAFAQGDGRGFSADTHVVFAARRPMTVGADAVRDVAEVIADEGAGGGIWATTGSFEADAVLAAAACPELRLIDGGELRALVRAHLGAELGG, from the coding sequence ATGGACGAGGACGACGAGGGGCCGCTCACGCCCTTGGACCAGCTGTTGCGACCGGCCGAGGCGGCGATTGAGTCGATGAACAGCCTGGCCGATGAGATGCTAGGCCTCTTGCGTGAACGGGGATCGGGGCACGGGGGAGCGGCGATGGCGTCGAGCGGTCAGGGCGGTCAGGGCGGGATTGCCGCGGGTGGCGGGAGGGTGTATCTGGCCCAGCAGTACACCGAGGTCGCCGAGGACGCCGAGCAGCGCCTGGAGGAACTGCTCGCGCTGGCGGCCGAGCCGTCCCCGGCCGTCGACTTCGACGCGCTGCGCCGCAGTTACGAGCCGCGCCCGCTGCCCGCGGAAGCCCTGGTCGAGCCCCCGCGCTGGGCCGACTACGCCCCGGACCCGGGTGAGGTCAGCTCCGCGGCGCCCGGACGGCCCCTGCTCAGCGGCCCGTACCAGCAGCGCCTCGCCGACGCCAGGCTGAAGCACCAGCGCGCCCTGCGCGAGTACCGGCACCAGGAACGGGACCTGCGGGCGCAGGCCGAGCAGGCCCGGCTGGCCCATGAGCAGGAGGAGCAGCAGCGCGCCCGCAGTGTGCGGGAGTACAACGAGCGCCTGGAGGGCTACCGCAAGTCCTACCAGGAGGGCCACCCCGCCGCCGTCGAGTCGGTGCTGGAGCGGGCGCTCGCAGCGGCCGGGCGGCTGCCCGGCCTGGAGGTCCCGGCCCGGGTCAGCTACCGCGAGCTGACCCGGACCGCCGTGGTCGACCTGGTGCTGCCCGGGCCCGCCGTGGTGCCGGCCGCGCTCCGGTTCCAGGTGGCGCCGGACGGCGGCGTGGAGGCGGTGCCCCGGCCCCGGCGGGAGTGCCTGGCCCGCTACCGGCAGTTGACGGCCCGTCTGGTGCTGCGTGCGCTGGACGCGCTGCTGGCCGCCGACACCGAGTCCCGGCTGGACGGGATCGTCGTCAACGGTCGCGCGGTGACGGCGGAGGCGGGGGAGTCCTGCCTGGTCACCGTGGACGCCCGACGCGAGGACCTGTTCGCGGGATCGCTGCTGCCGGACACCGACGCCGAGGCCGTCGACCGGTTGAAGGCGCTGACCTGCGTGCTCTCCGCGGACCCGTTCGTCCCGGTCCCGGTGCCGCCGTTCGCCATCGGCCGCTCCGGCCCTCCGGCTCCGGAGGAGCTCTCGCCAGGGGAGTTCGCCGCGCTGATCGCCGAGCTGTTCGAGCAGATGGGGCTGGAGGAGTGGGAGCCGAAACTGCGCGGCAAGGACGGACTGCTGGCCTTCGCGCAGGGTGACGGCCGCGGCTTCAGCGCGGACACCCATGTGGTGTTCGCGGCGCGCCGGCCGATGACGGTGGGGGCCGACGCGGTGCGGGACGTGGCCGAGGTGATCGCGGACGAGGGGGCCGGCGGCGGGATCTGGGCCACCACCGGGAGCTTCGAGGCGGACGCCGTGCTCGCGGCCGCGGCCTGCCCCGAGCTCCGGCTGATCGACGGCGGCGAGCTCCGCGCCCTGGTCCGCGCGCATCTCGGCGCGGAGCTGGGCGGCTGA
- a CDS encoding DUF6278 family protein, which produces MGFAFLDRWRTRHHPDAGTAGPSGVPNPGTSSPGTSSPGTPNPGTLDEMLSECVMLREQAFDAGLVLDDSAASLQALDQLMPGWRDDPDPETAEGLGHDAGLYLGTVIVRSIAGARWKQLPDGRPVVVLDSGRELDVVAMGQGWATEGSPELSAVYTELDSG; this is translated from the coding sequence ATGGGTTTCGCTTTTCTGGACCGCTGGCGCACGCGGCACCACCCTGATGCGGGAACCGCCGGTCCGTCCGGTGTGCCCAATCCCGGCACCTCCAGTCCCGGCACCTCCAGTCCCGGCACCCCCAACCCCGGAACCCTCGACGAGATGCTGTCCGAGTGTGTGATGCTGCGTGAGCAGGCCTTCGACGCCGGGCTGGTGCTGGACGACTCGGCCGCCTCGCTCCAGGCGCTGGACCAGCTGATGCCCGGATGGCGGGACGACCCGGACCCGGAGACCGCCGAGGGGCTGGGGCATGACGCCGGTCTGTACCTCGGCACCGTGATCGTCCGCAGCATCGCCGGCGCCCGCTGGAAGCAGCTGCCCGACGGCCGACCCGTGGTGGTGCTGGACAGCGGACGCGAGCTGGACGTGGTGGCGATGGGACAGGGCTGGGCCACCGAGGGCTCGCCCGAGCTCTCCGCCGTCTACACCGAGCTCGACAGCGGCTGA
- a CDS encoding ZIP family metal transporter, whose protein sequence is MPVLVAAGAFLMTLLGGLVAGKVGDKRHLVLGLAAGLMLGVVGFDLLPEALDAAPSRLWGVPQGLLMFVLGFLVLHVVERSVAIHRAHEAEYAEHRHGHQLPVAPAPSDFSGHSHGRSEKLGLAAASALCLHSVMDGFAIGAAFQVDGSFGTVVAIAVIAHDFADGFNTYTITRLYGNDRRRALILLGCDALAPVLGAGVTLLFTIPEHVVGLYLGFFSGFLMYLATSDILPEAHSPHPSRSTLLCTIAGVAFMWLVIGMAN, encoded by the coding sequence ATGCCGGTTCTGGTGGCCGCTGGGGCCTTCCTGATGACGTTGCTGGGTGGCCTGGTCGCCGGGAAGGTCGGCGACAAGCGCCACCTGGTGCTGGGCCTCGCGGCCGGACTGATGCTCGGCGTCGTCGGCTTCGACCTGCTGCCCGAGGCGCTGGACGCGGCCCCGAGCCGTCTCTGGGGCGTCCCGCAGGGCCTGCTGATGTTCGTCCTGGGCTTCCTGGTGCTGCATGTCGTGGAGCGCTCGGTGGCGATCCACCGGGCCCACGAGGCCGAGTACGCCGAGCACCGCCACGGGCACCAGTTGCCGGTCGCGCCGGCGCCGTCCGACTTCTCCGGTCACAGCCACGGCCGGAGCGAGAAGCTGGGTCTCGCCGCCGCCTCCGCGCTCTGCCTGCACAGCGTCATGGACGGCTTCGCCATCGGCGCGGCCTTCCAGGTCGACGGCTCCTTCGGGACGGTGGTCGCCATCGCGGTGATCGCCCATGACTTCGCGGACGGCTTCAACACGTACACCATCACCCGGCTCTACGGGAACGACCGGCGCCGCGCGCTGATCCTGCTGGGCTGTGACGCGCTGGCCCCGGTGCTCGGCGCGGGGGTCACCCTGCTGTTCACCATCCCCGAGCATGTCGTCGGCCTCTACCTGGGCTTCTTCTCGGGTTTCCTGATGTACCTGGCGACCTCGGACATCCTCCCCGAGGCGCACAGCCCGCACCCCTCGCGCTCCACGCTGCTCTGCACCATCGCCGGCGTCGCCTTCATGTGGCTGGTCATCGGCATGGCCAACTAG
- a CDS encoding LysR family transcriptional regulator, with the protein MMDLGRLRALHAVAVHGSVGAAAAALGYTPSAVSQQITKLERETRTELLEKRGRGVVLTDAAQELVGAARQVLALVEQAEVSLEQRRGQVSGRLSMAAFATAARGLLPGVLAELSARHPDLALSLLESDPYLMADLVARGEVDLAVVQDWPNTPLAVPEGVARMALGDDPVDVLLPADDPLAALPLLTVEDMAGRPWVSVPAGNICHDWLVRTMREAGQEPDIRYHVAEFETQIALIAAGLGLGLVPRLGRGALPRTVVARPVNPAPTRRVFALWREHASRRPAIAAALDALKEHWPQRESAPDPRPPRSRTGSASS; encoded by the coding sequence ATGATGGATCTCGGGCGCCTGCGGGCGCTGCACGCGGTCGCGGTGCACGGCTCGGTCGGCGCGGCGGCCGCCGCCCTCGGCTACACCCCCTCCGCGGTGTCCCAGCAGATCACCAAGCTGGAGCGGGAGACCAGGACCGAACTGCTGGAGAAGCGCGGCCGGGGCGTGGTGCTCACCGACGCCGCCCAGGAGCTGGTGGGCGCTGCCCGCCAGGTCCTGGCCCTGGTGGAGCAGGCCGAGGTCAGCCTGGAGCAGCGCCGGGGCCAGGTCTCCGGGCGGCTGTCGATGGCGGCCTTCGCCACCGCGGCCCGCGGCCTGCTCCCCGGTGTGCTCGCCGAACTCTCGGCCCGGCACCCGGACCTGGCACTCAGCCTGCTGGAGAGCGACCCCTATCTCATGGCCGACCTGGTCGCCCGCGGCGAGGTCGACCTGGCCGTGGTGCAGGACTGGCCCAACACGCCGCTCGCGGTGCCGGAAGGGGTCGCCAGGATGGCGCTGGGCGACGATCCGGTGGATGTGCTGCTCCCGGCCGACGACCCGCTGGCCGCGCTGCCGCTGCTGACGGTGGAGGACATGGCGGGGCGCCCCTGGGTCAGCGTCCCGGCCGGCAACATCTGCCACGACTGGCTGGTGCGGACCATGCGCGAGGCCGGCCAGGAGCCGGACATCCGGTACCACGTCGCCGAGTTCGAGACCCAGATCGCGCTCATCGCGGCGGGGCTCGGGCTGGGCCTGGTCCCCCGCCTCGGCCGCGGGGCGCTGCCCCGCACGGTGGTGGCGCGTCCGGTGAACCCCGCGCCCACCCGCCGGGTGTTCGCGCTCTGGCGGGAGCACGCCTCCCGCCGTCCCGCGATCGCCGCCGCGCTGGACGCCCTCAAGGAGCACTGGCCGCAGCGGGAATCGGCCCCGGACCCGCGACCGCCGCGGTCCAGGACCGGTTCGGCGTCGTCCTAG
- a CDS encoding EamA family transporter, with the protein MPLRHLALAVAVAAVWGVNFVVIDVGLAHFPPLLFSALRFTVAAVPAVFFVGRPRVPWRWVLAVGVVLGVVKFGLLFIGMHAGMPAGLSSLVLQSQAVFTAAFAALLLGERPGRRRLIGLGVGVAGIVLAAVDQGSAGGGSGSMRAFVLVLAAAVAWGLSNVLTRKAAPPDLFRWMVWVSVVPPLPLLGLSLLFEGRAADLAALRSLSPGGVGALLYMAWGATLFGFGAWGYLIRHHELTVVAPFSLLVPVFGMSSSWLLLGEPITPTAGAAALLVIAGIGLASFTPGRGRRDRAARARDGANAGAPARTPRPSPGAVAAARSGRPD; encoded by the coding sequence ATGCCACTCCGTCATCTCGCCCTGGCCGTCGCCGTCGCCGCCGTGTGGGGCGTCAACTTCGTCGTCATCGACGTGGGCCTGGCCCACTTCCCCCCGCTGCTGTTCTCGGCGCTGCGGTTCACCGTGGCGGCGGTGCCCGCGGTCTTCTTCGTCGGCCGGCCCCGGGTGCCGTGGCGCTGGGTGCTGGCGGTCGGGGTGGTGCTCGGGGTGGTGAAGTTCGGACTGCTGTTCATCGGGATGCACGCCGGGATGCCCGCCGGGCTCAGCTCGCTGGTGCTGCAGAGCCAGGCGGTGTTCACCGCGGCCTTCGCCGCGCTGCTGCTGGGGGAGCGGCCGGGACGACGGCGGCTGATCGGTCTCGGCGTCGGGGTGGCGGGCATCGTCCTGGCCGCCGTCGACCAGGGCTCCGCCGGCGGTGGCTCCGGGTCGATGCGGGCCTTTGTGCTGGTGCTGGCGGCCGCGGTGGCCTGGGGGCTCTCCAATGTGCTCACCCGTAAGGCGGCGCCGCCGGACCTGTTCCGCTGGATGGTCTGGGTCAGCGTGGTGCCCCCGCTCCCGCTGCTGGGCCTGTCGCTGCTGTTCGAGGGCCGCGCGGCCGACCTCGCCGCACTGCGGTCGCTGAGCCCGGGCGGCGTCGGCGCGCTGCTCTACATGGCCTGGGGCGCCACCCTGTTCGGCTTCGGCGCCTGGGGCTATCTGATCCGGCATCACGAGCTGACGGTGGTGGCCCCGTTCTCGCTGCTGGTGCCGGTCTTCGGGATGTCCTCGTCCTGGCTGCTGCTGGGTGAGCCGATCACCCCGACGGCGGGCGCGGCGGCGCTGCTGGTGATCGCCGGCATCGGGCTGGCCTCGTTCACTCCCGGCCGGGGCCGCCGGGACCGGGCTGCCCGTGCCCGTGATGGTGCGAACGCGGGTGCGCCTGCTCGTACGCCTCGTCCGTCGCCCGGAGCAGTCGCAGCAGCGCGGTCCGGTCGTCCGGACTGA
- a CDS encoding GNAT family N-acetyltransferase has translation MTDHLFRAAVVEDVPAIVALLAADSLGAGRETPDDLEPYLAAFERLAADPNQHLVVAERKGEVVGTLQLTVIPGLSRAGATRTVVEAVRVRSTERGRGLGTLLMEHAIEESRRLGASLVQLTSDASRVDAHRFYERLGFTGSHVGFKLALS, from the coding sequence ATGACGGATCATCTGTTCAGGGCAGCCGTGGTCGAGGACGTCCCGGCGATCGTGGCGCTGCTCGCCGCCGACTCGCTGGGGGCGGGCCGGGAGACGCCCGACGACCTGGAGCCGTACCTGGCCGCCTTCGAGCGGCTCGCGGCCGATCCCAACCAGCACCTGGTGGTCGCCGAGCGCAAGGGCGAGGTGGTCGGGACGCTGCAGCTGACGGTGATCCCCGGGCTCTCCCGCGCTGGGGCGACCCGTACCGTCGTCGAGGCGGTACGGGTCCGTTCCACCGAACGGGGGCGGGGGCTCGGCACCCTGCTGATGGAGCACGCCATCGAGGAGTCCCGCCGGCTGGGCGCGAGCCTGGTCCAGTTGACCTCCGACGCGAGCCGGGTGGACGCCCACCGCTTCTACGAGCGGCTGGGCTTCACCGGCTCGCATGTGGGCTTCAAGCTGGCGCTGAGTTGA
- a CDS encoding glutathione peroxidase: MSLYDIPLHTLSGEATTLDAYKGKAVLLVNVASKCGLTPQYSGLERLQQQYGERDFTVLGVPCNQFAGQEPGSAEEIQTFCSTTYGVSFPLLEKIDVNGEARHPLYTELTQTPDADGEAGDVQWNFEKFLLSPQGEVVGRFRPRTEPEAPEVVAAIEAQLSA; the protein is encoded by the coding sequence ATGAGCCTGTACGACATCCCGCTGCACACCCTGTCCGGCGAGGCGACCACCCTCGACGCCTACAAGGGCAAGGCCGTCCTGCTGGTGAACGTCGCCTCCAAGTGCGGCCTGACGCCGCAGTACTCGGGTCTGGAGCGGCTCCAGCAGCAGTACGGCGAGCGGGACTTCACCGTGCTCGGGGTGCCCTGCAACCAGTTCGCCGGACAGGAGCCGGGCAGCGCCGAGGAGATCCAGACCTTCTGCTCCACCACCTACGGGGTCTCCTTCCCGCTGCTGGAGAAGATCGACGTCAACGGCGAGGCGCGGCACCCGCTCTACACCGAGCTGACGCAGACGCCCGACGCCGACGGCGAGGCCGGGGACGTGCAGTGGAACTTCGAGAAGTTCCTACTCTCCCCGCAGGGCGAGGTCGTCGGCCGGTTCCGCCCGCGCACCGAGCCCGAGGCCCCCGAGGTGGTCGCCGCGATCGAGGCGCAGCTGTCGGCCTGA
- a CDS encoding VOC family protein, with product MLSSSNAPGAPTWIDLGSNDTDASSAFYTDLFGWTARSAGPDSGGYIFFELDGRMVGGLGPNMEPGSKGAWTPYFGTADVETTSKSVEMAGGTVRMPAMDVMTFGRMAQYTDPTGAEFAVWQPLEHSGFQVVDVPGSVSWVELQTHDGPVAIAFYESVLGWTVTPNPIGPDMVYNVVSLPGSAPTGFAGIMADTQFPAVLWNPYFEVADCDATVARATGQGASTLMGPETMPGIGRMAQLTDPLGARFSVIATEAPAQQA from the coding sequence ATGCTCAGCAGTTCGAACGCCCCCGGCGCGCCCACCTGGATCGACCTCGGCAGCAACGACACCGACGCGAGCAGCGCCTTCTACACCGACCTGTTCGGCTGGACCGCGCGTTCGGCGGGCCCCGACAGCGGCGGCTACATCTTCTTCGAGCTCGACGGACGGATGGTCGGCGGCCTCGGCCCGAACATGGAGCCCGGCTCCAAAGGCGCCTGGACCCCCTACTTCGGCACCGCCGACGTCGAGACCACCAGCAAGTCGGTCGAGATGGCCGGCGGGACGGTGCGGATGCCGGCGATGGACGTCATGACCTTCGGCCGGATGGCCCAGTACACCGACCCCACCGGAGCCGAGTTCGCCGTCTGGCAGCCGCTGGAGCACTCCGGCTTCCAGGTCGTCGACGTCCCGGGCAGCGTGTCCTGGGTCGAGTTGCAGACCCACGACGGCCCGGTCGCGATCGCGTTCTACGAGTCCGTCCTGGGGTGGACCGTCACGCCCAACCCGATCGGCCCGGACATGGTCTACAACGTCGTCTCGCTGCCCGGCAGCGCGCCCACCGGCTTCGCCGGGATCATGGCGGACACCCAGTTCCCGGCCGTGCTGTGGAACCCGTACTTCGAGGTGGCGGACTGCGACGCCACGGTCGCCAGGGCGACCGGCCAGGGCGCGAGCACGCTGATGGGTCCCGAGACCATGCCCGGCATCGGCCGGATGGCCCAGCTGACCGACCCGCTGGGCGCCCGCTTCTCGGTGATCGCCACCGAGGCCCCGGCCCAGCAGGCCTGA
- a CDS encoding ATP-dependent RecD-like DNA helicase — MPDRNPAPPIQLAEVTGVLERITYANEETGYTVARVDTGRGAGDLLTVVGALLGAQPGESLRLHGRWGSHPQYGKQFTVENYTTVLPATVQGIRRYLGSGLIKGIGPRLADRIVEHFGTETLDVIEQSPARLIEVPKLGPKRTKLIAAAWEEQKAIKEVMIFLQSVGVSTSLAVRIYKNYGDDSIRVVREEPYRLAADVWGIGFLTADRIAQAVGIPHDSPQRVKAGLQHALSQSADQGNCFLPEERLISDAVKLLAVEVGLVIECLAGLVAEEGVVREQVPSDEGVGESLTAVYLVPFHRAEISLANQLLRLLKGPEDRLSAFVDVDWGRALAWLRTQTGADLAPEQEQSVRLALTEKVAVLTGGPGCGKSFTVRSIVTLALARKAKVVLAAPTGRAAKRLAELTGCEASTVHRLLELKPGGDAAYDRDRPLDADLVVVDEASMLDLLLANKLVKAVAPGAHLLLVGDVDQLPSVGAGEVLRDLLAPGSPVPAVRLTRIFRQAQQSGVVTNAHRINEGLPPITEGMADFFLFAEEDTELAAGLTVDVVARRIPARFGLDPRRDVQVLAPMHRGPAGAGNLNTLLQAAVTPSRPDLPERRFGGRTFRVGDKVTQIRNNYEKGANGVFNGTVGVVTALNLEEQRLTVVTDEDEEVPYDFDELDELAHAYAVTIHRSQGSEYPCVVIPVTTSAWMMLQRNLLYTAVTRAKQLVVLVGSRRALAQAVRAVSAGRRHTALDHRLRTG, encoded by the coding sequence ATGCCCGACCGGAACCCCGCTCCGCCGATCCAACTCGCCGAGGTCACCGGTGTGCTGGAGCGGATCACCTATGCCAACGAGGAGACCGGCTACACGGTGGCCCGGGTCGACACCGGCCGCGGCGCCGGGGACCTGCTCACCGTCGTCGGCGCGCTGCTCGGCGCCCAGCCCGGGGAGAGCCTGCGGCTGCACGGCCGCTGGGGCAGCCACCCGCAGTACGGCAAGCAGTTCACCGTCGAGAACTACACCACCGTGCTGCCCGCCACGGTCCAGGGCATCCGCCGCTACCTCGGCTCCGGGTTGATCAAGGGCATCGGTCCACGGCTGGCCGACCGGATCGTGGAGCACTTCGGCACCGAGACCCTGGACGTCATCGAGCAGAGCCCGGCCCGCCTGATCGAGGTCCCCAAGCTCGGCCCCAAGCGGACCAAACTGATCGCCGCCGCCTGGGAGGAGCAGAAGGCGATCAAGGAAGTGATGATCTTCTTGCAGAGCGTCGGCGTCTCCACCTCCCTGGCCGTCCGCATCTACAAGAACTACGGCGACGACTCGATCCGGGTGGTCAGGGAGGAGCCCTACAGGCTGGCCGCCGACGTCTGGGGGATCGGCTTCCTCACCGCCGACCGGATCGCCCAGGCCGTCGGCATCCCGCACGACAGCCCGCAGCGGGTCAAGGCGGGGCTGCAGCACGCGCTGTCGCAGAGCGCCGACCAGGGCAACTGCTTCCTCCCGGAGGAGCGGCTGATCTCGGACGCGGTGAAACTGCTGGCGGTGGAGGTCGGCCTGGTCATCGAGTGCCTGGCCGGCCTGGTCGCGGAGGAGGGCGTGGTCCGCGAGCAGGTGCCGTCGGACGAGGGCGTCGGCGAGAGCCTGACCGCGGTCTACCTGGTGCCCTTCCACCGCGCCGAGATCTCGCTGGCCAACCAGCTGCTGCGGCTGCTCAAGGGCCCGGAGGACCGGCTCTCGGCCTTCGTCGACGTGGACTGGGGCAGGGCCCTGGCCTGGCTGCGGACGCAGACCGGCGCCGACCTCGCGCCCGAGCAGGAGCAGTCGGTCAGACTGGCCCTCACCGAGAAGGTCGCGGTGCTCACCGGGGGCCCTGGCTGCGGCAAGTCCTTCACCGTCCGCTCCATCGTGACCCTCGCGCTGGCGCGCAAGGCCAAGGTGGTGCTGGCCGCCCCCACCGGGCGGGCCGCCAAGCGGCTGGCCGAGCTGACCGGCTGCGAGGCGTCCACGGTGCACCGGCTGCTGGAGCTGAAGCCGGGCGGGGACGCCGCCTACGACCGGGACCGGCCGCTCGACGCCGACCTGGTGGTCGTGGACGAGGCCTCGATGCTGGACCTGCTGCTGGCCAACAAGCTGGTCAAGGCCGTGGCCCCGGGCGCGCACCTGCTGCTGGTCGGCGACGTCGACCAGCTGCCCTCGGTCGGCGCCGGGGAGGTGCTGCGGGACCTGCTGGCCCCCGGCAGCCCGGTCCCGGCGGTCCGGCTGACCCGGATCTTCCGCCAGGCGCAGCAGTCCGGCGTGGTCACCAACGCCCACCGGATCAACGAGGGCCTCCCGCCGATCACCGAGGGCATGGCCGACTTCTTCCTCTTCGCCGAGGAGGACACCGAGCTGGCCGCCGGGCTCACCGTCGACGTGGTCGCCCGCCGGATCCCGGCCCGCTTCGGCCTGGACCCGCGCCGCGACGTCCAGGTCCTCGCCCCGATGCACCGCGGCCCGGCCGGCGCGGGCAATCTCAACACCCTGCTGCAGGCCGCGGTCACCCCCTCCCGTCCGGACCTGCCCGAGCGCCGCTTCGGCGGCCGGACCTTCCGGGTCGGCGACAAGGTCACCCAGATCCGCAACAACTACGAGAAGGGCGCCAACGGGGTCTTCAACGGCACCGTCGGCGTGGTCACCGCGCTCAACCTGGAGGAGCAGCGGCTCACCGTGGTCACCGACGAGGACGAGGAGGTGCCCTACGACTTCGACGAGCTGGACGAGCTGGCGCACGCCTACGCGGTGACCATCCACCGGTCGCAGGGCAGCGAATATCCCTGCGTGGTGATCCCGGTCACCACCAGCGCCTGGATGATGCTGCAGCGGAACCTGCTCTACACCGCCGTCACCCGGGCGAAGCAACTGGTGGTGCTGGTGGGATCGCGGCGCGCCCTGGCCCAGGCGGTGCGGGCCGTTTCCGCTGGTCGCAGGCATACCGCGCTGGACCACAGGCTGCGAACAGGCTGA
- a CDS encoding citrate synthase — MSDNSVVLSYHGDEYEYPVVDATVGNAGFDISKLLSQTGLTTLDNGFGNTAACKSAITYIDGDKGILRYRGYPIEQLAEQGTFLETAHLLIKGELPTADELSTFQREVSQHTLLHEDVKRFYQGFPRDAHPMAMLSSVVSALSTFYQDSHNPFDAEQRDLSAIRLIAKLPTIAAYAFKKAQGHPFVYPRNDLGYVENFLRMTFAVPAEDYELNPVVVSALEKLLILHADHEQNCSTSTVRLVGSSQANLFASISAGINALWGPLHGGANQAVLEMLTAIKNDGGDVDAFIRKVKNKEDGVKLMGFGHRVYKSFDPRAQIIKSAAHDVLAQLGKADELLDIALKLEEHALTDDYFVSRKLYPNVDFYTGLIYRAMGFPTSMFTVLFAMGRLPGWIAHWQEMITDPTSKIGRPRQIYTGIETRDYIPVTER; from the coding sequence GTGAGCGACAACTCTGTAGTACTCAGCTACCACGGCGACGAGTACGAGTACCCGGTGGTGGACGCCACCGTCGGCAACGCAGGCTTCGACATCTCGAAGCTGCTCAGCCAGACCGGCCTGACCACGCTGGACAACGGCTTCGGCAACACCGCGGCCTGTAAGTCGGCGATCACGTACATCGACGGCGACAAGGGGATCCTGCGCTACCGCGGCTACCCCATCGAGCAGCTCGCCGAGCAGGGCACCTTCCTGGAGACGGCGCACCTGCTGATCAAGGGCGAGCTCCCGACCGCCGACGAGCTGTCCACGTTCCAGCGGGAGGTGTCCCAGCACACCCTGCTGCACGAGGACGTCAAACGGTTCTACCAGGGCTTCCCGCGCGACGCGCACCCGATGGCGATGCTGTCGTCGGTGGTCAGCGCGCTGTCCACGTTCTACCAGGACAGCCACAACCCGTTCGACGCCGAACAGCGCGACCTGTCGGCCATAAGGCTGATCGCCAAGCTCCCCACCATCGCGGCCTACGCCTTCAAGAAGGCCCAGGGCCACCCCTTCGTCTACCCGCGCAACGACCTCGGCTACGTCGAGAACTTCCTGCGGATGACCTTCGCGGTGCCGGCCGAGGACTACGAGCTGAACCCGGTCGTCGTCAGCGCCCTGGAGAAGCTGCTGATCCTGCACGCGGACCACGAGCAGAACTGCTCCACCTCCACCGTCCGCCTGGTCGGCTCCTCGCAGGCCAACCTCTTCGCCTCCATCTCGGCGGGCATCAACGCGCTCTGGGGGCCGCTGCACGGCGGCGCCAACCAGGCTGTGCTGGAGATGCTCACCGCGATCAAGAACGACGGCGGCGACGTCGACGCCTTCATCCGCAAGGTGAAGAACAAGGAAGACGGCGTGAAGCTGATGGGCTTCGGGCACCGCGTCTACAAGAGCTTCGACCCGCGCGCCCAGATCATCAAGAGCGCCGCCCACGACGTCCTGGCCCAGCTGGGCAAGGCCGACGAACTGCTGGACATCGCGCTGAAGCTGGAGGAGCACGCGCTCACCGACGACTACTTCGTCTCGCGCAAGCTCTACCCCAACGTGGACTTCTACACCGGTCTGATCTACCGCGCGATGGGCTTCCCGACCAGCATGTTCACCGTGCTGTTCGCCATGGGCCGGCTGCCCGGCTGGATCGCCCACTGGCAGGAGATGATCACGGACCCGACCAGCAAGATCGGCCGTCCGCGCCAGATCTACACCGGCATCGAGACCCGCGACTACATCCCCGTCACGGAGCGCTGA